Part of the Deinococcus aerophilus genome is shown below.
CCCCGTGCAGGCGAGCCTGCGTCGGAGCAGAAGCCTACTGGCCGGCGGGTGAACGTGCGCACAGCGTCCGCTCACGCGGCAGCTGGCCGATTGTCCCACCCCCCGAAAAGAAACCAGAAATGAAGAAGGGGAGCCAGTGGCCCCCGCAATCCCGGACGGTGTCCCCCCGCCTTACTTGTCGAACTTGGCGTACCCGGCGGCGCTGCGGCGCTGGGCTCCCCGAGCGTAGTCCATCTGCATTTCCACGGTATCGTGCTTGCCCTCGGTGAAGGTGCTGCTGTGGATCCAGTAGTTCAGCCGGTCCTCCCCGAGCTGCACCCACAGCTTGTGTTCGTCTTCCTCATCGCGCCAGAAAACCACATGCTCAAAACCGTTCTGCTGGGCCCAGCCCTGAATGTCCTTGAGGACACGGGCCGCCCTGGGATGCGTCATCTGGAATTCCTGTCCATCGGATTCGTTGCGGAACTTGAGGTCGGCCATGATGTCCCAGCGTAGCCGAAAGCGGGTGCTGAACGGACATGAGCTGGCTGAACATGTCTTAAACATGTCTGTTCCCACCCCCGGACGGCCGGGCACAGACGCCACGCTATGCTCGGCCCCGATGACCGCGCAGACGCCTCCGGCTGGCCCCCCGCTGAAAGTAACGACCCTGAATGTCAACGGCATTCGCAGCGCCCTGCGCAAGGGACTGGCCGACTGGGCAGCGCGCGAGCAGCCCGACGTGTTGCTGCTGCAGGAGGTGCGTGCCGATCCCCAGCCCGGCGCCCTGGCCCACCTGGGCTACCACAGCGCGTGGTTTCCGGCGCACAAGGCCGGCTACAGCGGTGTGGCGATTCTGGCCCGCCACCCGCTGGAAGATGTCCGGACGGGCATGGTCCACGGCGAGATGGACGCCGAGGGCCGGGTGCTGAGCGCGGTGGTGGCCGGCGTGCGGTTCGTGAGCGTGTACCTGCCCAGCGGCAGCAGCGGGGAGGCACGGCAGGGCTTCAAGGACCGCGTGCTGGGCGATTTCCAGGCCTGGACCGCCGCACTGATCGCCGAGGGAAGGCCGCTGGTGATCGGCGGGGACTACAACATCGCGCACCGGGAAATCGACCTGAAAAACTGGCGCAGCAACCGCAAGAACAGCGGCTTTCTGCCCCATGAGCGCGAGTGGATGGGTGCCCACCTGGAACTGGGCCTGACCGACACCCACCGCGCCAACTTGGGCGACGAGGCCGAGTACACGTGGTGGAGCAACCGCGCGGGGGCATACGACAACAATGTCGGCTGGCGCATTGATTACCTGCTGTCCTGTGGCGTGGAGGTGTGCGGGGTGCGCGCCGACCGGGCGGCCCGGCTCAGCGACCACGCGCCGCTGAGTGGGATGTTGCGGCAGGCAGAGGCGTTCCCGGCCCACCCGTAAACTCCCCATGAACAATGCCCTTTGCCGGGACATGTTATGCTGCGCGTGCTGCCGGGTTTCAGGACAGCGCCGCCACTCCCCGCCGGTCCAGAGGACTGCGGTTGGCCCCAGCGGGGGCCGTGGCACCGGCGCGACCCGAGGAAGCGATCACCAGTTCCCGTGGGCGGGTTGCGCGCGTGTTTTCCCTCAAGCGCCGGAGATGGTGCAGAGGACGAGAAGGGAACCGCGCGCCCCACGACATAACCCCCACGGGCGCGTCCTGAGCGACCAGGTGCGTTAATGCCTAAAGTGAAGAAACAGGATAAGGCGCAGGAAGACGTTGTTCAGACCAGCGCCGAATCCAAAAAGCCCGTACAGCGCAAAACAGCCTCGCGTCGGCAGCCTGCCACGCCCCCAGCGGTGGATGCCGCGCCCGAGACCAACCCCGCCCCACCTTCCAGCACCAAGGCCAGGAAGAGCACCCGCTCGGCCGAGGGCCGCAAGAAGCCGGCCCCCCGCAAGACGGCGGCTTCTGACCAGCCTGCCGTGCCTGAGCAGCCGGCAGCCAGCGCCGACGTGCCTGCTGCGGCCCCGACGCCGGCCCGGAAATCCCGCACGGTGAAGTCCAGGGTGGACCGTTCGGCCGCCTCCGACGTGGAGACGGCCACCGACACCAGCCTGGACACGAGCAACCCCCCGGCTCCGGCATCCGCCGCAGACACCGAGGTGCTCGCCGCTGTGCCCCCGCTCGAGGTCCCTGAGGCCCCCACCGGCAAGAAATCCCGCCGGGGCCGCCCCCCCCGGGCCACCGCGTCCGAGCCGCAGGTGCCGGAACCGACCCCGGCCGCCACGCCCCAGGCGACCGCTCCCGAAGAAACTCCAGAGGCGGCACCAGCACCGGCCAAACGTCGGGGCCGCAGGCCTGCCGCAGCGGCGCAGCCCCAGCCCGAGCAGCCCCAATCCGAACAGACGCCCGAGTCCGTCCCCGCCGAAGTGGCGGAGGTGGAGGCCGTTCCCACGGAGGAGCAGCCCGCCGCAGAAGCCACGCCCGTCCCGGCCGAGCAGGCACCGGAGGCCCCCAGAACTTCCCGCCGGGGCCGCAAGCCCAGGGCCGCCGCACAGGCCGAGCCAGAAGAGGTCCCCGAGGACGCTCCGCTGATTCTGGAAATGCCCAAGCCGCGCCGGGGCCGCAAGAAGACGCCGCCTGCCCCTCCCCTGCCCGACGTACTCAGCGGGGTGGAGGCCGTGTCCGGGCTTCCCGGGACGGAGGACGACGCTCCCACCGTGCCGGCCGCTGTGCAGACGGTCGCCGCCACCCACGCCGATCCACCTGTGGACTCGCCCGCTGCCGTACAGGACGCCTCGGAGCGCCAGCCGCAGCCCCGGCCACGCGGCCGTGGAACCCGGGGCAAGCGGGCCGCCGAAGCCGCCGCTGAAGCGAGTGCGCCCGTTGCCACACCCACCGACCCCGAGGTTCCGGCCGACACGGATCCGGCAAACCGGGGCCAGACAGACGAGGCGCCTCTGCCCGGGGCCGACCCCGTGCGCGACCTGGTGATCGCGCAGCTGCGCAAACTGGGCCGCCCGCTGCACGTGCGCGACCTGGAACGCACCTTTACCCGTCAGGCCATCAACCGCATCGGCGGCTGGCGGGAGCTCGAAGAGCTGCTCGACGGTCTGGTGGAGGGCGGCGAGGTAATCCGCACCCGCAAGAAGACCTACGGCCTGCCCGAGGCCATGAGCCTGGTGCGCGGACGCTTCCAGGCGTCGGCGGCGGGCTTTGGCTTCGTGATTCCCGACAGCGGCGGCGAGGACTTCTACGTGTCTGCCGAGCAGACCCTGGAAGCCTGGAACGGCGACATCGTGCTGATCCGCATGGAGGGGCGCGGCGACACCGGACGCGGCGGAGGCCCCAGGCGCGGCCAGAAGGGAGACGGCAGCCCGCGTGCCAGCGTGGTGCGCATCGTGCAGCGGGCGTACAAGCAGCTGGTGGGCACTCTGGAATACCACCACGGCC
Proteins encoded:
- a CDS encoding exodeoxyribonuclease III, whose translation is MTAQTPPAGPPLKVTTLNVNGIRSALRKGLADWAAREQPDVLLLQEVRADPQPGALAHLGYHSAWFPAHKAGYSGVAILARHPLEDVRTGMVHGEMDAEGRVLSAVVAGVRFVSVYLPSGSSGEARQGFKDRVLGDFQAWTAALIAEGRPLVIGGDYNIAHREIDLKNWRSNRKNSGFLPHEREWMGAHLELGLTDTHRANLGDEAEYTWWSNRAGAYDNNVGWRIDYLLSCGVEVCGVRADRAARLSDHAPLSGMLRQAEAFPAHP